A single genomic interval of Nitrospirota bacterium harbors:
- a CDS encoding alpha/beta hydrolase: MSILDQFFVYHPEPWQDRDWARLTGLPLEEVWFQAGDGIRLFGWYVEAQADRPVILWCHGNAGNVIHRLENLKLLYQSGLSVFLFDYRGYGRSQGRPSEEGLYQDALGAYDYLTRTRMIRSERLIIFGRSLGGAVAGELASQKPAAGLILESVFPSIEAVAKFHYGGLPVHWLLGAAFTLLDRLPQLSLPKLIIHGDRDDIIPLELGKQVFEAARPPKFFYLIEGADHNNTYQIGGTAYFRRWVEFVQAAIRS, translated from the coding sequence ATGAGCATCCTCGACCAATTTTTCGTCTATCATCCTGAACCCTGGCAAGATCGCGATTGGGCGAGGCTGACCGGCTTGCCGCTGGAGGAGGTGTGGTTTCAGGCCGGCGATGGCATCCGCCTGTTCGGGTGGTATGTCGAAGCGCAAGCCGATCGTCCGGTCATACTCTGGTGCCATGGTAATGCCGGTAATGTGATCCATCGGCTGGAGAATCTGAAGCTGCTCTATCAGTCAGGCCTGTCGGTGTTTCTGTTCGACTATCGCGGCTACGGTCGGAGCCAGGGGCGGCCTTCGGAGGAAGGGCTCTATCAGGATGCGCTGGGTGCCTATGATTATCTAACTCGCACCAGAATGATCCGTTCCGAACGCCTCATCATCTTCGGACGTTCACTCGGTGGAGCGGTGGCGGGGGAATTGGCCTCTCAGAAGCCTGCTGCAGGGCTGATCCTCGAATCGGTGTTTCCGTCCATCGAAGCGGTGGCCAAGTTCCATTACGGCGGGTTGCCGGTTCATTGGCTGTTGGGGGCCGCGTTCACGCTCCTTGATCGCCTTCCGCAGCTCTCGCTGCCGAAGCTGATCATTCACGGCGACAGAGACGACATTATTCCCCTCGAATTAGGCAAGCAGGTCTTTGAGGCAGCGAGGCCGCCGAAATTCTTCTATCTCATCGAGGGCGCCGACCATAACAATACCTATCAGATCGGTGGCACGGCCTATTTCAGGCGGTGGGTAGAGTTTGTTCAAGCCGCCATCCGGTCTTAG
- a CDS encoding outer membrane beta-barrel protein produces the protein MAFAQGVPPQPAPLSPPEKNIDLYLSGHVMGLFPQNEDLSVGGNRIPSTDVRGAIGAGIKFDIYPWFTRKIVGAEIEAFGLGGSVRAPRTTSGTGTTEAQGSVIALATMYNVILRYPGEAVHPYIGAGGGTSTGILHSVNITSSNVRLSGSSADFAFAYQFLGGLRVFMTEQLFLFGEYKYFVTKYSWDSGGAGNQRVKLDFHTQILSGGIGWSF, from the coding sequence GTGGCATTCGCACAGGGAGTGCCTCCGCAGCCAGCTCCGTTATCCCCGCCAGAAAAGAATATCGATCTCTACTTGAGCGGACATGTCATGGGCCTCTTCCCCCAAAATGAGGACCTTTCCGTCGGCGGCAATCGTATCCCAAGCACCGACGTACGGGGGGCAATCGGTGCGGGGATCAAATTCGATATCTATCCTTGGTTCACCAGGAAAATCGTCGGTGCTGAGATCGAAGCCTTCGGGCTTGGCGGCAGCGTGAGGGCTCCGCGAACCACGTCCGGGACCGGCACGACAGAGGCGCAGGGCAGCGTGATCGCCCTCGCAACGATGTATAACGTGATATTGCGGTATCCAGGTGAGGCGGTCCACCCCTACATCGGAGCCGGAGGGGGTACGTCGACCGGCATCCTCCATAGCGTGAACATCACCAGTAGCAATGTCAGGCTGTCTGGCAGTTCAGCAGATTTCGCCTTCGCCTATCAGTTTCTCGGCGGCCTGCGGGTCTTCATGACGGAGCAACTGTTTCTCTTTGGCGAGTACAAATATTTCGTGACCAAGTATAGTTGGGACAGTGGAGGCGCCGGTAACCAGCGGGTCAAACTCGATTTCCACACGCAGATCCTGTCCGGCGGCATTGGATGGTCGTTCTGA
- a CDS encoding NAD(P)/FAD-dependent oxidoreductase has protein sequence MSSVPSAGSNTTPTPCDVLVVGGGPAGSTISAVLAERGWNVHLLEKDSHPRFHIGESLLPHSVPMLRKLGVLPEIEKIGIIKYGAEMVSKYHGRSHMFYFAKAIDSSQPYAFEVKRSEFDAILMKNAVAKGTHIHEGLKAQHVEFRPGSSSIVHAEDRTGRPVAWEAKFVVDASGRDTFLSAQLGGKHRSATHNSAAIFGHFEGVTRLPGADEGNITVGWHDHGWCWLIPFKDGTMSVGVVCWPDYIRSRQVPLDQFLLDTLALMPSIAERMKQATLRTEVYAAANFAYRRETMSGEGYLMVGDAFAFIDPMFSSGVHLALNSAMMGADVVEAYLRHSPEYRPKLREFNRTVRRGIDAFSWFIHRFTQPAFRDLFMSMRRPPKMEQAVLSLLAGDVFTQSRARVPLFIFKVAYYLTYVLNWKENRTAARRRRLGLQTTVTNLKDYAVNHET, from the coding sequence ATGTCTTCCGTCCCTTCCGCAGGCTCGAATACGACTCCGACCCCATGCGACGTCCTCGTGGTTGGAGGCGGCCCGGCCGGCTCGACCATTTCAGCTGTGCTCGCGGAACGCGGATGGAATGTGCATCTGCTGGAAAAAGATTCCCACCCGCGCTTTCATATTGGAGAATCGCTCCTCCCGCATTCGGTCCCGATGTTGAGAAAGCTCGGCGTGCTGCCGGAAATCGAGAAGATCGGCATCATCAAGTACGGCGCGGAAATGGTGTCGAAGTACCATGGTCGATCACACATGTTCTATTTCGCTAAGGCCATCGATTCCTCCCAGCCCTATGCATTCGAGGTCAAACGATCCGAGTTTGACGCTATCTTGATGAAAAACGCGGTGGCAAAAGGCACTCATATCCACGAAGGCCTGAAGGCCCAGCATGTCGAGTTTCGTCCTGGATCGTCTTCAATCGTTCATGCCGAAGATCGGACCGGGCGCCCCGTCGCCTGGGAGGCGAAGTTCGTCGTGGATGCCAGCGGCCGCGATACGTTTCTTTCCGCACAGCTGGGAGGGAAACATCGGAGCGCCACCCACAACAGCGCGGCAATCTTCGGACATTTCGAAGGGGTGACTCGATTGCCCGGCGCAGACGAAGGGAACATCACGGTCGGCTGGCACGACCACGGGTGGTGCTGGCTGATTCCCTTCAAAGACGGCACGATGAGCGTGGGCGTCGTCTGCTGGCCCGACTACATTCGATCGCGACAGGTCCCGCTCGACCAATTTCTCCTAGACACCCTCGCGCTGATGCCGTCCATCGCTGAGCGGATGAAGCAGGCCACGCTGAGGACCGAGGTCTACGCCGCCGCAAATTTTGCCTACCGTAGAGAAACCATGTCCGGCGAGGGCTATCTCATGGTCGGCGACGCATTCGCCTTCATCGACCCCATGTTCTCCAGCGGTGTCCACCTGGCCTTGAACAGCGCGATGATGGGAGCCGACGTCGTCGAGGCCTATCTGCGGCACTCCCCGGAATATAGGCCGAAACTTCGCGAATTCAACCGCACCGTGCGGCGGGGGATCGATGCATTTTCCTGGTTCATCCATCGATTCACTCAACCGGCCTTTCGGGATCTGTTCATGTCGATGCGGAGACCCCCGAAGATGGAACAGGCTGTCCTCTCGCTCTTGGCCGGTGATGTCTTTACCCAATCACGGGCGCGAGTGCCGCTTTTCATCTTTAAAGTTGCCTACTACCTGACCTATGTGCTCAATTGGAAAGAGAATAGGACTGCGGCTCGTCGTCGCAGATTAGGGCTCCAGACCACCGTCACCAACCTGAAAGATTACGCCGTCAACCACGAGACCTAG
- a CDS encoding polysaccharide deacetylase family protein, giving the protein MFRSRATHLHAVEGNGHGAIAPPKFYFTIDCDWVPGSHSGLELLLSLCDRYQLKGTIFFAGRFAEAYPHLVRDCHDRGHQLGTHGWAHGGLEHDEDFRTASYEQQREWISRATEAVERAAGIRPVVFRAPNLSIGETTLRALEHEGYRCDSSVPARRFDMGLGRVHYLKYFWAPRDPYRPSRENLTTPGEGPLTEVPPSSYLFPINLATLRTLGLPMIQRMIRWIGRRSRHLVFYCHPSEFVLAKHQVFPNAMSKWNQKGMCPANLSLVEDLIDHVLERGYAPTPMMEAPTRELDLRPRVGLRAKNFQSTGAYPKEGQR; this is encoded by the coding sequence ATGTTCAGAAGTCGTGCCACACATCTCCATGCCGTCGAGGGGAACGGGCATGGAGCGATCGCGCCCCCGAAGTTTTACTTTACGATCGACTGCGATTGGGTGCCCGGCTCTCACTCGGGACTCGAACTGCTCCTCAGCCTCTGCGATCGCTACCAGCTCAAGGGCACGATCTTCTTCGCGGGACGCTTCGCGGAAGCCTATCCGCATTTGGTCAGAGACTGTCACGACCGCGGACACCAGCTAGGCACACATGGATGGGCCCACGGCGGGCTGGAACACGACGAAGATTTCCGCACGGCCAGTTACGAGCAGCAACGGGAATGGATCAGCCGCGCCACCGAGGCGGTCGAGCGAGCCGCCGGCATTCGTCCTGTCGTATTCCGCGCGCCCAACCTCTCGATCGGTGAAACCACGCTCCGCGCCCTCGAACACGAAGGGTATCGATGCGACTCCTCCGTTCCGGCCAGGCGATTCGACATGGGGCTGGGACGAGTCCATTATCTGAAATACTTCTGGGCTCCACGAGACCCCTATCGACCATCGCGGGAAAATTTGACGACACCCGGTGAGGGTCCCTTGACCGAAGTCCCCCCCTCCTCATACCTGTTTCCGATCAACCTGGCGACGCTGCGCACGCTCGGCCTACCGATGATTCAACGCATGATTCGCTGGATCGGACGCCGTTCGCGCCATCTGGTCTTCTACTGTCATCCCTCGGAGTTCGTACTCGCGAAGCATCAGGTCTTCCCAAACGCCATGTCCAAGTGGAACCAGAAGGGCATGTGCCCGGCCAACCTCTCGCTAGTCGAAGATTTGATCGACCATGTCCTCGAGCGCGGCTATGCCCCTACACCTATGATGGAGGCCCCGACGCGTGAACTTGACTTGAGACCGAGGGTGGGATTAAGAGCAAAGAACTTTCAGTCAACCGGGGCCTATCCAAAGGAGGGACAGCGATGA
- a CDS encoding glycosyltransferase family 2 protein codes for MTTPGDLARAYWVVIPAYNEAETVRDVAMRARQQCPNVIVVDDGSTDGTARALAGLDIALIHNAENRGKAGSLQRGFEHALAHGAVGIITLDADGQHAPEEIPIFLTASVNAPDTFLVGVRPRDKRKMSCWRYGANRVADFWISWAAGQLIDDTQSGFRLYPATLLKNINLAHGKARSFVFESEVLIAASQVGTPINMIAVGVAPRRGPSPSHFRPVYDIAKITLMVAARLLSRGMYPAGLYRVVREWLGPSSAEGLSRADKPAKSSRK; via the coding sequence ATGACCACGCCGGGCGACCTCGCCCGTGCATATTGGGTCGTGATCCCGGCTTACAATGAGGCGGAAACGGTGCGCGATGTGGCGATGCGTGCGCGGCAACAATGTCCGAACGTCATCGTCGTGGACGACGGCTCAACCGACGGCACGGCCCGTGCCCTGGCTGGTCTGGATATCGCCCTGATCCACAATGCAGAGAACCGGGGAAAGGCGGGGAGCCTCCAGCGCGGATTCGAGCATGCCTTGGCCCACGGAGCCGTCGGCATCATCACGCTCGATGCAGACGGGCAACATGCGCCGGAAGAGATCCCGATCTTCCTTACGGCTTCCGTGAATGCTCCCGATACGTTTCTTGTCGGGGTCCGCCCGCGAGACAAGCGCAAGATGTCATGTTGGCGATATGGTGCCAATCGAGTTGCGGATTTTTGGATCTCGTGGGCGGCTGGTCAACTCATCGACGATACGCAATCCGGGTTCCGGTTGTATCCGGCGACATTGTTGAAAAATATTAATCTCGCACATGGAAAGGCGCGAAGTTTCGTGTTTGAAAGCGAAGTTCTGATTGCCGCGAGTCAAGTGGGTACTCCGATCAACATGATCGCCGTCGGCGTAGCGCCTCGGAGGGGGCCAAGCCCCAGCCATTTCAGGCCGGTGTATGACATCGCGAAGATTACGCTCATGGTCGCCGCGAGGTTGCTCTCGCGAGGGATGTATCCGGCAGGCCTGTATCGCGTTGTCAGGGAATGGCTCGGTCCTTCGTCCGCGGAAGGTCTTTCGCGGGCCGACAAGCCTGCCAAGTCTTCACGTAAATAA
- the fabG gene encoding 3-oxoacyl-ACP reductase FabG encodes MRKRALVTGGSGAIGSAIAERLAADGYAVIVHAHRHPESAEQAAEKIRNTGGSASVVCFDLTDESATRQALDALLKDGPVQVLVNNAGAHDDAPMAGMSHEQWTRVIDLSLNGFFNVTQPLLLPMIGTRWGRIVSISSLAGVIGNRGQTNYAAAKAGLHGASKSLAIEVASRGITVNVVAPGLIESPATRESFKAEQVATLVPMKRVGTPDDVAALVSFLASEEAGYITGQVIGVNGGMA; translated from the coding sequence ATGCGGAAACGCGCCCTCGTCACCGGAGGCAGTGGTGCCATCGGTTCGGCCATCGCCGAGCGATTGGCGGCGGATGGTTATGCCGTCATCGTGCATGCCCATCGGCATCCTGAATCGGCTGAGCAGGCGGCAGAGAAGATTCGGAATACAGGCGGGTCGGCGTCGGTTGTCTGTTTCGACCTGACCGATGAGTCTGCCACGAGGCAGGCACTCGATGCGCTGCTGAAGGATGGCCCGGTCCAAGTCCTCGTCAACAATGCCGGAGCCCACGACGATGCGCCGATGGCAGGGATGTCTCACGAACAATGGACGAGGGTCATCGACCTTTCGCTGAACGGATTCTTCAACGTCACGCAGCCGCTGTTGCTGCCGATGATCGGGACCCGCTGGGGGCGGATCGTCTCGATTTCGTCGCTGGCCGGGGTGATAGGCAACCGCGGCCAGACCAACTATGCCGCTGCGAAGGCCGGTCTGCATGGAGCCAGCAAGTCGTTGGCGATTGAGGTGGCGTCACGAGGCATTACTGTCAATGTGGTGGCTCCCGGTTTGATCGAATCGCCCGCAACAAGAGAATCATTCAAGGCGGAGCAGGTCGCCACGTTGGTGCCGATGAAACGGGTTGGTACACCGGACGACGTTGCGGCGCTCGTGTCGTTCCTCGCGTCCGAGGAAGCCGGGTATATTACCGGCCAGGTCATCGGTGTAAACGGAGGCATGGCATGA
- a CDS encoding 3-hydroxylacyl-ACP dehydratase gives MPSLTKEELSVFLPHTGAMQLIDLVESWDAATIRCRTRSHRDGTNPLRQGGRLDAVTGLEYAAQAMGVHVGLLNRARSPEGLIGYVGGVKDVVLSVDRLDDCPGELTIEASRLFDSGESFMYQFAISSGGHNMMTGRASIFLKREPS, from the coding sequence ATGCCGTCATTGACCAAAGAAGAACTGAGCGTATTCCTTCCCCATACCGGGGCGATGCAGCTGATCGACCTCGTGGAGTCGTGGGATGCCGCGACGATTCGATGCCGCACGCGTTCGCATCGCGATGGGACGAATCCACTGCGGCAGGGCGGGCGTCTCGATGCGGTGACCGGGCTGGAATATGCGGCACAGGCGATGGGGGTCCATGTGGGGCTTCTGAATCGAGCGCGGTCTCCGGAGGGGCTGATCGGCTATGTCGGCGGGGTGAAGGATGTGGTGTTGTCGGTAGACCGTCTCGACGACTGTCCAGGGGAACTCACGATCGAGGCCTCGCGTCTGTTCGACAGCGGCGAGAGTTTCATGTATCAGTTTGCGATTTCATCCGGGGGCCACAACATGATGACGGGACGGGCCTCGATATTTTTAAAGCGCGAGCCATCATGA
- a CDS encoding beta-ketoacyl synthase chain length factor, whose protein sequence is MKVAIQGIGLLASGLAGWETGRAVLAGHGPFQPGEMPDPEAALLPPNERRRSSDCVRWAVQVAQEAIAQSGLDPREVPTVFASSGGEMGVLDTLCRTLATPERVISPTLFHQSVHNTPSGYWGIATTCQQSSTSLSCYDDSFGAGLLEAVTFVHVEQRPLLLVAYDLAVPAPLNEARPIAAGFAVALVLAPPSEVALATMQLHLRETDQEPASHLQDLALEQVRLGNPAARSLPLLKALATGGSERVVVSLLESQQLVLDIDSCRH, encoded by the coding sequence ATGAAGGTTGCGATTCAGGGCATCGGCCTGCTGGCCTCTGGTCTCGCCGGTTGGGAGACAGGCCGTGCCGTGCTGGCCGGTCACGGTCCGTTTCAACCGGGTGAGATGCCCGATCCTGAAGCGGCTTTGTTGCCTCCGAACGAACGGCGGCGGAGCAGCGACTGCGTCCGGTGGGCCGTGCAGGTTGCACAGGAAGCGATCGCCCAATCTGGCCTGGATCCCCGTGAGGTGCCCACGGTCTTTGCGTCCTCTGGCGGGGAAATGGGGGTGCTCGATACACTCTGCCGCACCTTGGCGACCCCTGAGCGGGTGATCTCGCCCACGCTCTTTCATCAATCGGTCCACAACACGCCCTCCGGTTATTGGGGAATCGCCACAACCTGTCAGCAGTCGTCGACGTCGCTGTCCTGTTACGATGACTCGTTTGGGGCCGGCCTACTCGAAGCCGTGACGTTCGTCCATGTGGAGCAACGTCCGCTGTTGCTGGTCGCCTACGATCTGGCCGTGCCTGCTCCGCTCAACGAAGCGCGTCCGATCGCGGCGGGTTTTGCCGTGGCCCTCGTACTCGCTCCGCCGTCGGAGGTCGCGCTCGCCACCATGCAACTGCATCTCAGAGAGACAGATCAAGAACCGGCGAGCCACCTGCAAGACCTTGCATTGGAGCAGGTGAGACTGGGTAATCCTGCGGCCCGCTCGCTGCCGCTCTTGAAAGCACTTGCCACCGGTGGTTCGGAGAGGGTGGTCGTGAGTCTGCTCGAAAGCCAGCAACTCGTATTGGACATCGATTCATGCCGTCATTGA
- a CDS encoding beta-ketoacyl-[acyl-carrier-protein] synthase family protein, translating to MSANVHPITPLTLTAYTLVTANGRGVGPVLQALRGRRSGLKPCDFEDVTLKTYIGRVEGLEDFSLGNELERFDCRNNRLAWLGLQQDGFMVAVAEAKQRYGAHRVAVVMGTSTSGILETEHAYQARNQAGSLPDRYTSRYRYTHNMFSLGHFVQACLGLRGPALVVSTACSSSAKVFATADRLLRAGLCDAAIVGGVDSLCLTTLYGFSALQLLSATPCRPCDEDRDGLSLGEAAGFALLESSELVGRRGAVALLGYGESTDGYHMSHPHPEGAGAIRAIQDALARAGLRPEDIEYVNLHGTATRANDSVEDKAVYRMFGARPACSSTKGWTGHTLGAAGITEAVISAICLTEGLIPGTLNCARVDPSLKSRILRENQIGSLSCVASNIFGFGGNNCSLILGKL from the coding sequence ATGTCAGCTAACGTGCACCCGATTACTCCCTTGACCCTGACGGCCTATACGCTCGTCACAGCCAACGGCCGTGGGGTGGGGCCGGTTCTTCAAGCCCTGCGCGGGCGGCGGTCGGGATTGAAACCCTGCGACTTCGAAGACGTTACGCTCAAGACCTACATTGGACGCGTCGAGGGCCTTGAAGATTTTTCGCTCGGCAATGAGTTGGAACGATTCGATTGTCGCAACAATCGGCTGGCCTGGCTCGGCCTGCAGCAGGATGGGTTCATGGTCGCGGTGGCGGAAGCGAAGCAACGGTATGGCGCGCATCGTGTCGCCGTCGTCATGGGGACCAGCACCTCAGGCATTCTGGAGACGGAACATGCCTATCAGGCCAGGAACCAAGCCGGTTCGCTCCCGGACCGGTATACCTCGCGTTATCGCTACACCCACAACATGTTTTCGCTGGGCCATTTCGTGCAGGCCTGTCTCGGGTTGCGCGGGCCTGCCCTGGTGGTCTCGACGGCCTGTTCCTCCAGCGCAAAGGTCTTCGCGACGGCCGATCGTTTGTTGCGAGCGGGTCTCTGCGATGCCGCCATCGTCGGCGGCGTCGATAGCCTCTGCTTGACTACCCTGTATGGGTTTTCGGCGCTGCAGCTGCTCTCGGCCACTCCCTGCCGTCCCTGCGACGAGGATCGCGACGGGTTGTCGTTGGGCGAGGCCGCGGGGTTTGCCTTGCTGGAATCCAGTGAGTTGGTCGGCAGACGTGGAGCGGTGGCGCTGCTCGGTTACGGCGAGAGCACGGATGGCTATCACATGTCGCATCCCCATCCGGAAGGCGCTGGCGCCATTCGCGCAATCCAGGATGCGCTGGCCCGGGCCGGGCTTCGCCCTGAAGACATCGAATACGTGAATTTGCATGGGACGGCCACAAGGGCTAATGACTCAGTCGAGGATAAAGCCGTCTACCGCATGTTTGGCGCGCGGCCTGCCTGCAGTTCGACCAAAGGCTGGACCGGCCATACGTTGGGTGCCGCCGGCATTACCGAGGCCGTCATTTCCGCGATCTGTCTCACAGAGGGATTGATCCCTGGCACGCTCAATTGTGCGCGCGTCGATCCTTCCTTGAAGAGTCGAATCCTCCGTGAGAACCAGATCGGCTCGCTTTCCTGCGTGGCGAGCAATATTTTCGGGTTCGGCGGGAATAACTGCAGCCTAATCTTGGGAAAATTGTGA
- a CDS encoding MMPL family transporter, with protein sequence MKAAWWPVLVWAALITGALWFTGTRLSVHNELGDLLPEGTTATQRLLLTQVRSGLAGRMLLLAIEGAPPDELARLSKTLGEGLRGHAQIDFVGNGTQALSPEERQILFRARYLLSRTVRAETFSADSLHAALEQRLDELRSPLAPMIKEFIPTDPTGEFLGILQSWSGWESPATYRGVWMSADHQRALLVVETNAAGFDADAQEAIQRDIRASFHRVTDGPSPSARLLMSGPGVFTVEIQRTIEREVWWLSTLAATLVILFLYASYRSWMLVLLSLIPISSGILAGMVAVHSWFGFVHGITLGFGITLLGVADDYPIHLFSHLNRQASASVTMRAIWPTMRLGVLTTAIGFSSLLLAGFPALAQLGLFALAGLGTAALVTRWVLPVCIPAGFVPREIRTNLLGTMAYLSKAKMVVPVAVVLAASVMIWSDTPLWEEDLAKISPVSEEKKQLDQQLRRALGAPDMRDLLVVEAATQEDLLERSETVMPQLDRLREAGILEGYDLVSRYLPSHHVQRARQQALPDSVELKDRLGEAVKGLPFAPGLFEPFLNEVEVARTQPLIDRDLFHGTPLGLKIEALMLEDHGRWVAVAPLRGLADREGLKAAVAGWGESGVSYVDIKEESNRLMRDYRNRTVQLLGWGTIAIAGALAIGLQSVARLWRVLVPIIAGLIVVVGILNLSGESLSLFHVATLLLVVGLGLDYALFFNRAEDQGEERQRTVFGLLVCSTTTVLVFGVLACSSIPVLHAIGLTAACGSLTCLLFAGFLAGQGSHVS encoded by the coding sequence ATGAAAGCCGCCTGGTGGCCGGTTCTCGTCTGGGCCGCCCTCATCACCGGTGCGCTCTGGTTCACCGGAACCCGTCTGTCTGTCCATAACGAACTCGGCGACCTGCTTCCCGAAGGCACCACGGCGACACAACGATTGTTGCTGACGCAGGTGCGCTCGGGCCTGGCCGGCCGGATGCTGCTGCTGGCCATCGAGGGGGCGCCGCCGGATGAATTGGCCAGGCTCAGCAAGACGTTGGGCGAAGGGTTGCGAGGGCATGCCCAGATCGATTTCGTAGGCAACGGCACCCAGGCATTGTCGCCTGAAGAGCGGCAGATCCTGTTTCGCGCGCGTTATCTCTTGAGCCGGACGGTGAGGGCCGAGACCTTTTCGGCCGATTCGCTGCATGCCGCCCTTGAGCAACGGCTCGATGAGCTGCGCTCTCCTCTCGCCCCGATGATCAAAGAATTTATTCCAACCGATCCGACCGGAGAGTTTCTCGGGATCCTCCAGTCCTGGTCGGGATGGGAGTCGCCCGCTACATATCGCGGAGTCTGGATGTCGGCGGATCACCAGCGCGCCTTGTTGGTCGTTGAGACCAACGCCGCGGGGTTCGATGCCGATGCGCAGGAAGCGATTCAACGGGATATCCGGGCGTCGTTTCATCGGGTGACCGATGGGCCATCACCATCGGCCCGGTTGTTGATGAGCGGCCCCGGGGTCTTTACGGTCGAAATCCAGCGGACGATTGAGCGTGAAGTCTGGTGGCTCTCGACCCTGGCGGCGACGCTGGTCATTCTCTTTCTCTACGCCAGCTATCGATCCTGGATGCTGGTGCTGCTGAGTTTGATCCCGATTTCGAGCGGGATTTTGGCCGGTATGGTCGCGGTGCATAGTTGGTTCGGGTTTGTGCATGGCATTACATTGGGCTTCGGCATCACGCTGTTAGGCGTCGCCGACGATTACCCCATCCATTTATTCAGCCATCTGAACAGGCAGGCCTCTGCCTCTGTCACCATGCGGGCGATCTGGCCGACGATGCGGCTCGGGGTCCTCACGACTGCGATCGGGTTTTCCTCCCTGCTGCTGGCGGGATTTCCAGCGTTAGCGCAACTGGGACTCTTCGCGCTGGCAGGTCTGGGCACTGCGGCCCTGGTGACTCGATGGGTATTGCCGGTCTGTATTCCGGCCGGTTTTGTTCCGCGGGAGATCCGGACCAATCTACTTGGCACGATGGCCTATTTGTCGAAGGCGAAGATGGTGGTGCCGGTGGCCGTCGTTCTTGCGGCAAGCGTGATGATATGGTCAGATACGCCATTGTGGGAAGAAGATCTGGCGAAGATCAGTCCGGTATCGGAGGAGAAGAAGCAACTCGACCAGCAGTTGCGTCGTGCGCTCGGTGCACCGGATATGCGGGATCTCCTGGTGGTTGAAGCGGCGACGCAAGAAGATCTGTTGGAGCGGAGTGAAACGGTGATGCCGCAACTGGATCGTCTTCGAGAAGCCGGCATCTTGGAGGGATACGACCTGGTATCGCGCTACTTGCCGAGCCATCATGTGCAGCGAGCGCGGCAGCAGGCCCTGCCAGATTCGGTTGAGTTGAAGGATCGGCTGGGCGAGGCGGTGAAGGGATTGCCGTTTGCGCCAGGGCTGTTCGAACCATTCCTGAACGAAGTCGAGGTGGCTCGGACGCAACCCTTGATCGATCGGGACCTGTTCCATGGCACGCCGTTAGGCCTGAAGATCGAAGCGTTGATGCTGGAAGATCATGGACGATGGGTGGCCGTTGCCCCGCTGCGCGGCCTGGCCGATCGGGAGGGATTGAAGGCGGCAGTGGCAGGCTGGGGAGAGTCCGGGGTCTCCTACGTGGATATCAAGGAAGAGTCCAACCGGCTGATGAGGGACTATCGAAATAGAACGGTGCAGTTGCTCGGGTGGGGAACGATCGCCATTGCAGGGGCCTTAGCCATCGGATTGCAATCGGTTGCCCGGCTCTGGCGTGTGCTTGTCCCGATTATCGCCGGGCTCATCGTCGTGGTGGGTATTCTCAATCTGTCCGGTGAATCGCTGTCGCTCTTTCATGTCGCGACGTTACTCCTGGTGGTCGGGTTGGGACTGGATTACGCGCTGTTCTTCAATCGTGCGGAGGACCAAGGAGAGGAACGGCAGAGGACCGTCTTTGGGTTGCTGGTCTGTAGCACCACGACCGTGCTGGTGTTCGGCGTACTGGCCTGTTCGAGCATTCCTGTGCTGCATGCGATCGGCCTGACGGCAGCCTGTGGATCGTTGACCTGTTTGCTCTTTGCGGGATTTTTAGCCGGGCAGGGTTCCCATGTCAGCTAA
- a CDS encoding LolA-related protein: MSILWTSIFIILGTFSLIGSLATAGENVPSHSDHSSRAWTVEQVVAQLKEGREPSVSFEEATYSSLLTEPLIVRGLLRFMPPSTLEKEVLEPYRERYLIEGDLVTFESERKHVKKTISLEDYPALRSFVEAFRATLTGDVARLKNVYETTVDGTSRQWTLLLRPHDPAGKSMVDYLLLSGSDGHLTSIAIRAPDGDRSVMTLRRGPSK; encoded by the coding sequence ATGAGCATCCTGTGGACCAGTATATTCATTATTCTAGGAACGTTTTCACTGATTGGTTCCCTGGCAACAGCTGGCGAGAATGTGCCGTCTCACAGCGACCATTCAAGTCGTGCTTGGACGGTTGAGCAGGTCGTGGCTCAGCTGAAGGAAGGGCGGGAGCCCTCGGTATCGTTTGAAGAAGCGACCTATTCCTCATTGCTCACCGAGCCCTTGATCGTGCGCGGCCTGCTGCGCTTTATGCCTCCGTCGACGCTGGAAAAGGAAGTGCTGGAGCCGTACCGGGAACGGTACCTCATTGAAGGAGACCTGGTGACCTTCGAGAGTGAACGCAAACATGTGAAGAAAACCATTTCGCTGGAAGACTATCCGGCGTTACGCAGCTTTGTCGAAGCCTTTCGGGCGACGCTCACGGGAGATGTCGCACGACTCAAGAACGTGTACGAAACCACCGTTGACGGCACCAGCCGACAATGGACATTGTTGCTCCGTCCCCACGATCCGGCCGGAAAATCCATGGTCGACTATCTGCTGTTGTCCGGGTCGGACGGGCACCTGACGAGCATCGCCATCCGAGCGCCGGATGGCGACCGCTCAGTGATGACGCTTCGCCGAGGACCATCTAAATGA